The Paenibacillus sp. FSL W8-0426 region GTCCAAAATCGGCTCGCCCATGTCGACGCGCACGGATGCGACTTCCCCGTCGTTAACGTTGAGGGAGACCGGCTGCACGCCGGCGCCAATCGTTTCGATCGTGATCTGCTCCTTGCTCATATGGCCGTGGTCGTATACGTATTTGGCTACGCAGCGGATGGCATTTCCGCACTGCTCCGCTTCCGAGCCGTCCGAATTGATGATCCGCATCTGAAAGTCCGCCTTTTCGGAAGGCAATATATAGACGAGCCCGTCCGCACCGATGCCGAAAAACCGGTTGCACCATTGAATAGCCCGTTCAGGCGCATCGGCGGGAAGCTGCTGTTCTCCATAAATCACGATAAAATCGTTGCCAAGCCCGTGCATTTTCGTAAATTCCATTGGCTGTACACTCCTTTTGGCATCTGCTGCCAAAGCGTTTATCGGCGTAAAAAAAGCTATCCGCCAAAATGCCGAAGCTCTCGCCCCGCATCATTTTGAGGATAGCATACCCGAAAACGGGCTTTATACGGTATTGATTTTATGCCGAAATTTTTGTACTTTTCGGTACGATGCGGCCCGGAGGGCCCATACGGCGGCGGTTGCGGCGACCGCCCCATACGCTTCCCGCACCCATGACAAACGTGGGGATCCCTGCGGCTACGATCGAGATCGCCCATTCGCGCAGGCCGAGCGGAACCGTCTTGAAGATCGGCTGCAATGGTGGAGCGTACATGACGACCAGCATCAGAACGACCGATGAAATAACCGCCAGCACGAGGTATTTGTTCTGCAGCGGGTTCCGGTGGAAAATAGAACGGGAGCTGCGGCAATCGAATACGTGAATGAGCTGAGCCAGAACCAATGTGGCAAACGCCACGGATTGGGCTTTGATCAGCTGGCCGGGATCATTCGGCGCTGCCTTCAGCGTCAGCCAGAACGCGCCCAACGTACATATGCCGATCAATACCCCTCGGCTGATGATTTTCCACCCGAGCCTGCGGGCAAAAATATTTTCTTTGGCCCCGCGCGGCTTGTGTTCCATCAAATCCTTTTCCGGTTGGTCGACTCCAAGCGCCATTGCCGGCAATCCGTCCGTAACCAGATTCACCCACAAAATTTGAATAGGCACGAGCGGCAGCGGCAATCCCATCATCATGGCGAAGAACATCGTCAGGATTTCTCCCACGTTTGAAGCGAGTAAATATCGGATGAACTTGCGAATGTTCTCGTAAATATTGCGTCCTTCTTCGATGGCAGCGACGATCGTCGAGAAATTGTCATCGCTCAAAATCAGCGCGGAGGCTTCTTTGGTAACGTCGGTACCCGTGATGCCCATCGAAATGCCGATATCCGCCGCTTTGATGGCCGGAGCATCGTTGACTCCGTCCCCCGTCATAGCAACGACGTGTCCCTTGCGTTGGAACGCCTTGACGATGCGCAGCTTATGTTCCGGGGATACCCGCGAGAAGACATAAGCGTTCTCCACTTGTTTATCCAGCTGTTCGTCCGTCATGCCGTCCAGCTGCTGCCCGCTCAAGGAACTGCCTCCGCGCGGGAGGATGCCGAGCTGATGTGCAATCGCCTCGGCTGTCGTGCCATGATCCCCTGTAATCATGACGGTACGGATGCCGGCACGGCGGCACGTGGCGATCGCATCCCGCACTTCCCGGCGCGGAGGGTCGATCATGCCTGCCAGGCCAACGAAGACAAGCTGGTTCTCGGCGGCTTGCTCATCTTCGACTCTCTCGTCAGGTCGGACCTCCCTGAAGGCCATGCCCAGTACGCGCAAGGCGGAAGCGGCCATATTTTCGTTGGCTGCCATTACCTTTTGGCGCAATGTGCCCGTGAAAGGCACCACTTGACCTTCCCATAAAATGTAGTTGCACTGTCCAATGAGCAAATCGGGGGCTCCTTTGGTATATACCATCCGGCCGCCCTGATGATGAACGAGAACGGACATGCGTTTTCGCTCGGAATCGAACGGGAATTCCACTTGACGAGCGTACAGATCTTTCAGGCTGGCGGGAGAAAGTCCCATTTTCGTGGCCAGCGTCACTAGCGCGCCCTCGGTTGGATCACCTTTCAATTCCCAAATGATGTTATTCTCGCCGTGCTCGACGTCGCTGCTTCCCTTTTTGGCATCCTTCTTGGCGTCTTTGCCTTTCTTTTTGTTTCGCTGATCTGCATCGCTGACCGGTGAAATGCTGGCATTGTTGCACAGCGCGCTGATTTGCAGCAATCGGCGCAGCGTCTGATCGCTCTTCAATTCCAACGTCCGTCCATTCTCCAGCATCTGCCCCTCTGGAGCGTATCCGTCCCCGGTTACCTTGATGCTGCGGCCTTCCACCCACACGTCCGTTACCGTCATTTTGTTCTGGGTCAGCGTGCCGGTCTTGTCCGAGCAAATGACCGAAGCACAGCCCAGCGTTTCAACGGAAGGCAGCTTGCGGACGATCGCTTTCCGTTTGATCATGCGCTGTACGCCGAGCGCAAGGGCAATTGTGACGATGGCTGGCAGCCCTTCGGGAATTGCGGCCACGGCGAGGCTGACCCCGGCCAGGAACATGCCCACCGCAGGCTGTCCATGCAGGATGCCTGCTACGACAACCATCACGGTTAACGCCAGGGCAACCATGATCAAAATTTTGCCCAATTGCTCCAGACGGTGCTGCAGCGGCGTTTCCTGTTCTTCGGTATTTTGGATCAGGTCGGCAATTTTGCCCATTTCGGTATCCATGCCGGTACGAATGACAATCCCTTTTCCCGTACCCCGGGTTACCATGGTACCCATAAAGCCGATGTTTTTCTGGTCCCCGAGCGGCACTGCCGCATCCGGGATCGGGTTGCAGTGTTTGCTGACCGGCACCGATTCACCCGTAAGGGCGGATTCCTCGACGTCCAGGCTGTTCGTTTCGAACCAACGCACGTCGGCCGGGACGCGGTCCCCGCTTTCCACAAACACGATATCGCCCGGCACCAACAGCTTGGCTGCCAGATGAACCTCTTTTCCCGATCGCCATACCTTGGCCGCAGGAGCGGACAGCTGTTTCAAGGCCCGCAGCGAACGTTCGGCCCGAAATTCCTGCACGAAGCCCAGAATGGCGTTAAGCACAATGATGGCCACGATCGTGATCGCATCCAAATACTCTCCCAGCAACCCGGATACCAGCGTTGCCCCCATCAGCACCAGTACCATGAAATCCTTGAACTGGTTCAGCAGCAGCGTGATCGGGGATATGCGTTTTCCTTCGCTCAGCTCGTTAGAACCTGCTGTTTTCCTTTTCTCCGCCGCAGCTTCATCCGTTAAACCAACCTCCGGACTGACGCCAAGCATTTGCTGGAGCTCCTCAACCCTCAGTTGATGCCAATTGGTCTGTTCCATGCTTCCAGATTCCCTCCCAATCTGTTTTCCCGTGCGAGACGTTCGGTCATGCTGCGCCGACACATGGCGTACAGGTTGTACGCCCTGCCGGACAAACTGCCTGCTCTATATCTATTCGGACAGGACCCCAATTATCACCCGGAAGGCGAATCCTTTCCCTGATGCCCGGAATAAGCTAAAATAAAAGTCTGAGGAAAACCCGTGACGGTTGCCGTGATTCCGTTTCGCCACCAGGCCGCCCGGGCAAAGCAGATTGAACACTTTTTTACATATCCGCAAATGCTAACGTGTTCAAGGAACGATCCACAGATTACCGACAGAGCATTTCACGAAATGCTTGCATAGAGAGGAAGTTGAAAAACATGGCATTGGACGGCATCGTTACACGCGCCATCGTACATGAACTCCAGGGCTGCAAAGGCGGCCGCATCAGCAAAATCCATCAGCCGAACGATCATGACGTGGTCCTGACCTTACGGGCGCAGCGAGGAAACAGCAGGCTGCTTGTCTCGGCAAGCCCGACCTACCCGCGCGTGCATTTTACCGAAAAAACGTTTATCAACCCCGCCGAAGCACCGATGTTCTGCATGTTGCTGCGGAAACATTGCGAAGGCGGCATTATCGAGGACATTCGTCAAGTCGGCATGGAACGCATCATTCACATCGACGTGCGTCAGCGCGACGAACTCGGAGATGTCTCGAGCAAACGCATCGTCATCGAACTGATGGGACGCCACAGCAATATTGTGCTGCTCGATCCGGCTACCGGAACGATTCTGGACGGCATTCATCATGTTACCCCTTCCATCAGCAGCTACCGGGTCATCATGCCCGGATTTTCCTACACTGCGCCGCCGGAGCAGCACAAACTGAACCCGCTTGAAGCCACACGGGAACAATTTGCGTTCAGCTTGCAGTCTTCCGAAGAGGAAGCCGCCCGCTGGTTCGTCGGTTCGTTCAGTGGGCTTAGTCCCCTCGTCGCCGGAGAAATCACATATCGCGCGTTCGGGACAGACGGGGAGACGTCGAATGGAACGAAAGATACGGAGCAATTATGGAATGCATTTCGTTCCGTCATGGACGATGTGCAGGAAAACCGATACACGCCGATGACGGGGGCCAATGCCAAAGGAAAATTTGTCTTCTCCGCCATCTCGCTGCATGGGATTCAAGATTCCGTCAAAACCTATGACACCATCAGCCAATGCATGGAAGATTTTTACGGCGACAAAGCCGAACGGGACAGCGTCAAGCAAAAGGTCAGCGACCTGTTGCGTTTTATTCAGAACGAGCGGAGCAAAAACGTCAAAAAACTCGACAACCTGCACAAGGATTTGCTTGAAGCCGACGACGCGGACAAATACAGGATATGGGGCGAGCTGCTGTTTGCCTCCTTGCACCAGATCAACAAAGGCGACACCCAGGCCGAGCTCGTGAACTTCTATGACGAGGACCAGGCGACCGTCACCATTCCGCTGGACCCGCTGCTGACGCCGTCGGACAATGCCCAGCGTTACTTCAAGCGTTACAACAAATACAAAAACAGCCTGGCGGTCATTCATGAACAACTCGGCAAGACGAAGGAAGAAATCGTCTATATGGACAACCTGCTGCAGCAGCTTTCCAGCGCATCCATGAGCGATATCGAGGAAATTCGCGACGAGCTGGTACAGCAGGGTTACCTGCGCGACCGGGCCAAAAAAGGCAAAAAGAAAAAGAAGAACGATCGCCCTACCGTGCATCAGTTTACTTCCTCGGAAGGCATCGACATTCTGGTCGGCAAAAACAATCTGCAGAACGAATACGTGACGAACCGCTTGGCTTCCGCCAACGACACGTGGCTGCATACCAAGGACATTCCCGGCTCTCACGTCGTCATTCGCAGCCAGGAATTCGGCGATGCCACGCTGGAAGAGGCGGCCCAGCTGGCCGCATATTTCAGTCAAGCCAAGGAATCCAGCAGCGTGCCCGTCGACTACACATACATCCGCCATGTTCGCAAGCCGAACGGGGCTAAACCGGGTTTCGTCATTTACGATAATCAGAAAACGCTGTTTGTTACACCGAACGAAGAGTTGATTAAAAGCCTGCCTTCTACCGTCAAGAACGGTTAAAGGTGTTGCTCCCCCATTTATGTACCGATGATGCATACGCATTAAAAAATCCCGCAAGCAGCCTTGTTTGACTGCTCGCGGGATTTTTATGTCGTTTCATGCCAAAACAAGGCTCTGCTTATGTGTCATGGTTAACTGTGGAGACATACATTGGCGCCTAGCTAACGCCTGTTTCATTTCGCTCTGCTGCAGCCTTCAGCTTGGCGAGCACATCGGCAGAGACCGTCCGGCTTCCCAAATCGCCATGAAAAACAACCCCTTGCCGCTCACCATGATAATCCGACCCTCCCGTCTCGATCAGGTCAAACTCGCCGGCGAACTGCGCGTACCTGCGTTCTTCCTCTGGCCCATGGTCGGAATGAAAGACCTCGATGCCATCAGGCTTGGCCTGGTGCAATATATCCCTAACCAGATCATCATCGCCGTACAGGCCCGGATGTGCGATCACCGCCGCACCGCCCGCTTCCCTAATCCACTGGCATGCATCTTGCGGCGTTACCCGGGGTACCGATACGAAGCCCGGCTTGCCTTCAGCCAAATATTGATCGAACGCGTCTTTCATGTTGGCAGCGTATCCTTTGCGTACCAACACGTCAGCCATGTGCGGTCTGCCGATGCTTTCGTCGGGCTGAAGCGGCCGTCCAAGTGCATCGATGACTTCTTGCCATGTGATATCCAGCCCCAGTTCCCGTAATTTCGCGATGATTTTATGGTTGCGCTGGTCTCTTGCCTCCCGCAGGCCGCGAAGTCTCTCCAAAAACCGAACATCGTTCGGGTCCATGTAATAACCGAGTACGTGAATGTCCTTGCCGCCGGCACGGGTACTGATTTCCACCCCAGGCACGACGTCGATCCCTTCTTCCAATCCTGCTTGAACCGCTTCGGCAATGCCCGCTACCGTATCATGATCCGTAATCGCTACCGCAGCGAGTCCCTTCCGCTTGGCCAACTTCACGTTCTCCGCAGGCGGCTGCATGCCGTCCGAGGCTTGCGTATGGGTATGCAGGTCGCATTGTCCATTCAGTGGTTTCATCCTTAACATCTCCTTTATCATCTATATAAACCGCACTAAACAATCACACAAGGCACTGCGAGTGCAGTACCATCTTCCGATCGCTTATTTATCCGTCCCCTGCTCCTGGTGGCGAAGATAATTGAGGAAAGCTATTGCCGGCAGCGGCGGGAGTGATGACTTCAAATGAATGGCGTAGAACTGGCGCTTGAACTCCAGTCCGCGAATATCCACGATCCGCACCAGCCCCAGAGCGAGTTCATGCTGCACCGATGAGGGGGACAGCATCGTGATGCCCACGCCCGCCTCGACTGCGGATTTTACGGCTCCCGTGCTGCCAAGCTCCATCACAACATGAATATGCCGGGCATCAATATCTCGTTTTAGCAGCTCATCCTCCATGACTTGGCGGGTTCCCGACCCTTTCTCACGAAGAACAAACGGATAAGTCAACACTTCCTCAAGCTCGACTTCTCCACGATCAAGGGCGTGTCCTGCCGGGACTACCAGCTTCAGTTCATCCTGCATAACCGTCTCCACGACCATGTCAGGGTGCTGTACGGGTGCCTCGATCAGCCCCAGATCAAGTTGATGTTTCAGGATATCCTCCATAATTTGTGCAGTATTCATGACCTTCATCACGATCGAAGTATCGGGATATTTTTTGGCAAAGGGTCCTAACATCCGGGGCAATACGTATTCGCCGATGGTGAGGCTTGCTCCCAGCTGCAGCCTGCCTTGAAGTTTCTCGGTAAAGGCGGACATCGCTTCGTCCGTCTGCCGCACCAGCTCAACGCTTCGTTTCGCATAGGGCAGTAAAGTCAGCCCCGCTTCGGACAGCTCCAATTTTTTGGTGGAACGATGCAGCAGCTTGATACCGAAATAGTCCTCCAGCGACTGGATCTGCATCGTTACCGCAGGCTGGGTCATATGAAGCGCTTGGGCTGCAGCCGAAAAGCTACCCCTCTCTGCCACCGTATAAAAGATATGTAATTGATGAAAATTCATGGCTTCGCCCCTCTTCTTTACACTCTCTCCATTGTAGCCCATTTCTTCGATTCCAACAAAAAAAGCATGCAGCTTGTCTGCATGCGATGTAGCCTAATGCTATGATGGTATACGTTCGGGATAAGGTTACTCCTAATCGTTACTTGTGCTTGCGGCTGTTTTTCACCAGCGTCATCCTTCTGGAATGTCTCAGCCAGGAATAATACGATTTCAAATCGCGAAGCTCGATCGTCTCCGACATCCGTCCGAGAAACGTTACGATGATCATTTTGTGCAGCGGATTGCCGGCAATATCGTATTCCCCTTCAAGCTCGGAAAATTCAGCAACCACTACCAAATCGTCATCAATCAGGTATACATCCTGCTCATTGCGGTAATATGGCGTAATACGGTCTTGCTTCAGGCACTCCCATAACCATGTCGCAATATGGTCATCGTCATTATGTTTCGGCTCGATCCGGTCCGTGTACCGAATCTTGGCATGGTGGGTAATAACGATGTCGGCCACTTTTTTGTCTCCAAGAGCCACAAAGAAGGGCTCGTACGTGCTCCAACGTTGCATCACCTTATCACGCATGGGAATCACTCTCCACCAGATAGGACTTTCTATCTATTTGTTAACCAATATATTACAACATAAGTCCCGCAACCTCAAGGCATATGTTTCATTTTTTTCACAAAACAAGCTTGCTGCATAATGGAACAAAAGAGCGGCCCCGAAAGGCCCCTCCATAAAGACGTTTTCCTGCATCGGCCATGGGCTTCGACGCTCAGGCGCGACAGCGCAGGTCACAATCCGTAATAACTCGTTTTATCTGCCGTTTTGCTTGCATACTCCGTCTTGATTTCGTTCCGGTAGGAACGCTCGATTTTGCGCACATAGGAAAGGCGCTTCACGTTTTTCATCGTATCGTCGGCCCGATCGGCATTCACGTACATGACCACATAATGCATGCGGCGGGATATGTAGTGAACGGTGCCATATTTATCGAGATTGCGGGCAGCTTTTAAATCGCTGACCCAAATAATGAATCCTGTTCTTTCGGCAAACATCATCTTTCCCGCCTTTCTAAAATGGAGGCCGGACGCTGCATCGGGTCCGGCCTGTCTGATATTATCGTTCCCTTCTCCGTGCCAGCGCCGGCTCAGCCGCCACAGCCGCATTTACCCCCGCTGCCGCAGCCGCCTTTGGGGTTCGGATCATTGCTTGGAACCTTGATGCTGGAGGATACCGCAAAAGCAATCGTCTCCGACATTTGGTGCAGCATGTCATCAAGCCGGCTCTCCGCTTGTTTGAAACGAACCACTGCTTCGAACTGCTCCAATTCCATCTCCACGTCGCGAACCTGATCTTTGGCCGCATGGTAATCCGGATGAAAATGCCCAAAACGCTGCGTTTCCTCGAAAAGCTGCTTTTTGCTTTCCAGTTTGCGGATCCCCGCCTGGATGTCGGGATTCGTATCAACTTGCTGCTTCCAATATAAATAATCCGATACTTCGGCAGATTGATTGATCATGTCGGCCAATTCATATGCGCCCGTCAACACTTGGGCCATATCGACCGTGTTTATTTCCGCTACGCTCATGAAATCATCCCTATCTATATATAAAGTTCTACGTAACGTAGACTACTTTATCATAGCATATCCCTGATGGGTTAAGAAGAGTTTTTCCTGCATTTAGAAAACAGGGCGCAACAACGACGCCCAAATCGAAAACACCGCATGGGAAGCATGGACGCAGCTCATTTTCACCATTCGATGCGGGGAATTACATCTCAGGTACGAGGATGCGCATTTCTTCCCAATCGCAGGGCGAGAAGTTTTCGCGTATGGCTTTGCCGTCAGGCGCAGATACGTTCCATCCGGTCAACGTCCATGATTCATGGCCATGGATCTTTTCGGGAATCACGAAAACTAGCTCATCCTTCATCTTCATGACCAGTTTTGTCTGCCACTCAATGGCTTGGGCCGCGATTTGGCGCGCCGTGGATAGATGATACCGCCTCCAGTCGTTGTGCCACACGTCCGGCACCCGGTCCAAATCCGGCAGTATATCCTCCTTTTGATTCCGGAAGGGGACGGATTCAAGACGAAGCCATCCGCGGCTGGACTCGACAAGCCCATCACCAAGGTGGTCGCGAAACGCAATCCGGTCGGGCTTTTCCTTCTCGAGGCCGCCTTCGACCGGATCCTCGCCGTAAACAGCGCCCATATCCGCCTTTGGCACCTCATGCTTCATGAGCAGCGCGCCGCCTCGCCTTTCCGACGGATGGCCCCCTCCCCATTCTTCAAGAGCAAGTTGGATGTGGGGATGAAGCTCCTCCATCGCATTTAGCGCGAGGCAGCGGATGACCTCTTCCGCCGATGTTCCGAAGTGCGCAGCTTTGGCAAAGCTCTCTCGGCTTAAACGATATACGCTAAGGCGATCGCGATGAACCAATTCGGCGCAGCACTCTGCCACCCAATGCACGGAAGGGGCTGCCTCGCTAGGAACGAGCAGTTCGAAATCAGGTTGAATGATGATACGAGGCAACCGCGCATCCTGCGTCCCATCCTCCCTCTCCGTTCCATACAACAGCGAATGAGGATCAACAAGCCAGCGAAACACGATCCCTTCCGCAGCGTCTTGGCCGATTTCGCCAAAACCCCAACCCGCCAATGCCTCCAACCACCCCAGAATTCGGGGGAATACATGGTCCCATTCGGGTTTCCACCCCGGATCAACCGAAATCGAAACGGTTTTGGCATGTTCATGTTCATGGGGAGCAGCAGCATCGCGCCATTCACGGATGAACGGCAGTACCTGCCGCAAACCAAACCATTGGTCTTTGCCCGGCGCGAGCAACAGCAGGCGATACTGCACGTGCTGCATGACGGGGTTCGTTGCAGCATACCTGTCCGCGCACAGCCCATAGATCTTCCTGTGCATCGCGCTCCAGGGCAAATCCAGCCATGAACTCAGCCGATCTTGAGATATGGCGTACACGTCCTCGTTCTTTTGAATAAGCCCCAATGAAAGCAGCAAGTCCAGCATGATCGCAACGTGGCGCGGATAAACCTCTTGATGCTTATACTGAAAAACCAGGCCATTCACATCTTCCGGCCGCATGCTGGTCATACGGTCAAGCTGGTTTATTGCTTTTTTGTGCAGTGTGCCCTTTCGGGTCAATGGCAGACCTTTGCTTCCGAACCAGGCAAGCACGTGCAGCAGATCGAGGGCTATGTTGGTTTTCCCTTCCCGCCATACGGCCATGCCCACGCGATGGGGCGAAGGGCTTAACCCCCCGCCCTGAAGCGGCGAAACGGAGCTGGAGGAGAAAGGCGGGACACCTTCCAAAGCGCGGCCGATTCTCCGTTCAAAGGCTGCTGCGAGTATAGGGAGGTGGGCAGCCGGGATGTAGTACAAACATTCGCCCCAAGCTTTGCGGACGGCCTGTATCCATCCCTTCTCCCATAATGAGGCAAACGCCGCTTTCGCCTCCGCCCGGCTAAGTCCTTCTTCGGCCCAATCGGCCGCAGCCATTACCGACGCAAAGGGTTGGCCTGCATGCTTGCAAAAAAAGGCTCCCAATACCGTCTGCTCCATTGCCGGCAATGCTGAAACCATGTTCGCCCCGCATGTATCTTCGAAATGCATCGAACCACCACGCCCTCCTTTTCAGAAACATTCAGAAAACAGGGAACTCACAACGCTATATATCCTCATGTCTAATCGTGTATTCATAACCTTGCTCAATCAGAAACAGTTGTCTGTTTATCGCAAATTCTTGTTCCCTGCTGTTCTCGGATACAAGCGTATAAAAGAAAGCTTTGTTCTCGCCCGATTTTGGTCGCAAAATACGGCCGAGACGCTGCGCTTCTTCCTGCCTTGATCCAAAGCTTCCCGATATTTCAAGGGCAACAGCCGCATCGGGAAGATCCACGGCAAAGTTGGCGACCTTCGAAACGACAATCGTTTTTATTTCACCGCGCCGAAAAGCCGAAAACCACTTGTTTCTCTCCGGTTGCGACATTTGACCCGAAATCAGGGGGGCGTTAATTTCCCGGGCAATCCCCTCCAGCTGATCCAAATACTGACCAATCACTAGCGCCGGAAGCTCTGCGTGAGTATCGAGCAGCCTGCGAACGACCTTGGCCTTGGCCGGATTTTCGGCAGCGATGCGGAACTGGTGTTTGCTGCCTGCCCGATCGTATTTCGATCTCCATTGAGGGGATAATGGGACGCGGATTTCCTGACACTGCACGTTAGCAATCCAACCTTGATGCTCCAGCTTCTTCCAAGGCATATCGTACAGTTTGGGACCGATCAATGAAAATACATCCTGCTCACGGCCGTCCTCGCGAACCAGCGTAGCCGTCAGCCCGAGCCTCCGCGTGGTCTGGATATCGGCAGTGGCCCTGAATACAGGGGCAGGCAGCAGATGTACTTCATCATAAATGATCAGCCCCCATTTCCGTTCGCTGAGCAATCGGATATGGGAAAATTCCGCTTGTTTCGATTTGCGGTGGGTCAAAATTTGGTACGTCGCAACCGTAACCGGTCTTATCTGCTTTTTCTGACCGGAATACTCCCCGATCTGTTCGGGAGCAAGCTCCGTTTTATCCAACCATTCAGCAATCCACTGACGAACCGACGTCGTGTTGGACGTCAAAATGAGGCATTCGCATTGCAGCCGCTGCAATACAGCCATGCCAATGACGGTTTTGCCTGCCCCGCAGGGCAGCACCAGCAGTCCGCTTCCGTTCATGGCGTCGCTTCCGCCAAAAGCTTCGACCGCTTCCTTTTGATAGGGACGCAACGAAAATGCACCAGCACGCCATCCAATGGACAACGGCGTTCCCTCCCGATATCCGGCGTAATCCAGCACGGGATATCCAAGTCGTGTCAGCTCCTGCTTCAGCAGGCCCCGATGCTCGCCGCCCAGCACGAATTCCGCACGGCTTGAGCGCTTCAGGCCAAAAGCGGATAAGGAACGAGCTTCGGCCAACTCGTCGAGCAGTTCTTCATCACCGACCAGCCGCAACTGCTGCGATTCCTCGCTTGCGTGCAACTGCAGCCTGCCATATTGGTTCATCGTTCTGCGAATAAACTCCGCCAAGGATGCGG contains the following coding sequences:
- a CDS encoding calcium-translocating P-type ATPase, SERCA-type produces the protein MEQTNWHQLRVEELQQMLGVSPEVGLTDEAAAEKRKTAGSNELSEGKRISPITLLLNQFKDFMVLVLMGATLVSGLLGEYLDAITIVAIIVLNAILGFVQEFRAERSLRALKQLSAPAAKVWRSGKEVHLAAKLLVPGDIVFVESGDRVPADVRWFETNSLDVEESALTGESVPVSKHCNPIPDAAVPLGDQKNIGFMGTMVTRGTGKGIVIRTGMDTEMGKIADLIQNTEEQETPLQHRLEQLGKILIMVALALTVMVVVAGILHGQPAVGMFLAGVSLAVAAIPEGLPAIVTIALALGVQRMIKRKAIVRKLPSVETLGCASVICSDKTGTLTQNKMTVTDVWVEGRSIKVTGDGYAPEGQMLENGRTLELKSDQTLRRLLQISALCNNASISPVSDADQRNKKKGKDAKKDAKKGSSDVEHGENNIIWELKGDPTEGALVTLATKMGLSPASLKDLYARQVEFPFDSERKRMSVLVHHQGGRMVYTKGAPDLLIGQCNYILWEGQVVPFTGTLRQKVMAANENMAASALRVLGMAFREVRPDERVEDEQAAENQLVFVGLAGMIDPPRREVRDAIATCRRAGIRTVMITGDHGTTAEAIAHQLGILPRGGSSLSGQQLDGMTDEQLDKQVENAYVFSRVSPEHKLRIVKAFQRKGHVVAMTGDGVNDAPAIKAADIGISMGITGTDVTKEASALILSDDNFSTIVAAIEEGRNIYENIRKFIRYLLASNVGEILTMFFAMMMGLPLPLVPIQILWVNLVTDGLPAMALGVDQPEKDLMEHKPRGAKENIFARRLGWKIISRGVLIGICTLGAFWLTLKAAPNDPGQLIKAQSVAFATLVLAQLIHVFDCRSSRSIFHRNPLQNKYLVLAVISSVVLMLVVMYAPPLQPIFKTVPLGLREWAISIVAAGIPTFVMGAGSVWGGRRNRRRMGPPGRIVPKSTKISA
- a CDS encoding NFACT RNA binding domain-containing protein, which produces MALDGIVTRAIVHELQGCKGGRISKIHQPNDHDVVLTLRAQRGNSRLLVSASPTYPRVHFTEKTFINPAEAPMFCMLLRKHCEGGIIEDIRQVGMERIIHIDVRQRDELGDVSSKRIVIELMGRHSNIVLLDPATGTILDGIHHVTPSISSYRVIMPGFSYTAPPEQHKLNPLEATREQFAFSLQSSEEEAARWFVGSFSGLSPLVAGEITYRAFGTDGETSNGTKDTEQLWNAFRSVMDDVQENRYTPMTGANAKGKFVFSAISLHGIQDSVKTYDTISQCMEDFYGDKAERDSVKQKVSDLLRFIQNERSKNVKKLDNLHKDLLEADDADKYRIWGELLFASLHQINKGDTQAELVNFYDEDQATVTIPLDPLLTPSDNAQRYFKRYNKYKNSLAVIHEQLGKTKEEIVYMDNLLQQLSSASMSDIEEIRDELVQQGYLRDRAKKGKKKKKNDRPTVHQFTSSEGIDILVGKNNLQNEYVTNRLASANDTWLHTKDIPGSHVVIRSQEFGDATLEEAAQLAAYFSQAKESSSVPVDYTYIRHVRKPNGAKPGFVIYDNQKTLFVTPNEELIKSLPSTVKNG
- a CDS encoding PHP domain-containing protein, whose translation is MKPLNGQCDLHTHTQASDGMQPPAENVKLAKRKGLAAVAITDHDTVAGIAEAVQAGLEEGIDVVPGVEISTRAGGKDIHVLGYYMDPNDVRFLERLRGLREARDQRNHKIIAKLRELGLDITWQEVIDALGRPLQPDESIGRPHMADVLVRKGYAANMKDAFDQYLAEGKPGFVSVPRVTPQDACQWIREAGGAAVIAHPGLYGDDDLVRDILHQAKPDGIEVFHSDHGPEEERRYAQFAGEFDLIETGGSDYHGERQGVVFHGDLGSRTVSADVLAKLKAAAERNETGVS
- a CDS encoding selenium metabolism-associated LysR family transcriptional regulator, with translation MNFHQLHIFYTVAERGSFSAAAQALHMTQPAVTMQIQSLEDYFGIKLLHRSTKKLELSEAGLTLLPYAKRSVELVRQTDEAMSAFTEKLQGRLQLGASLTIGEYVLPRMLGPFAKKYPDTSIVMKVMNTAQIMEDILKHQLDLGLIEAPVQHPDMVVETVMQDELKLVVPAGHALDRGEVELEEVLTYPFVLREKGSGTRQVMEDELLKRDIDARHIHVVMELGSTGAVKSAVEAGVGITMLSPSSVQHELALGLVRIVDIRGLEFKRQFYAIHLKSSLPPLPAIAFLNYLRHQEQGTDK
- a CDS encoding YlbG family protein → MFAERTGFIIWVSDLKAARNLDKYGTVHYISRRMHYVVMYVNADRADDTMKNVKRLSYVRKIERSYRNEIKTEYASKTADKTSYYGL
- a CDS encoding YlbF family regulator; the protein is MSVAEINTVDMAQVLTGAYELADMINQSAEVSDYLYWKQQVDTNPDIQAGIRKLESKKQLFEETQRFGHFHPDYHAAKDQVRDVEMELEQFEAVVRFKQAESRLDDMLHQMSETIAFAVSSSIKVPSNDPNPKGGCGSGGKCGCGG
- a CDS encoding helicase-associated domain-containing protein, which gives rise to MHFEDTCGANMVSALPAMEQTVLGAFFCKHAGQPFASVMAAADWAEEGLSRAEAKAAFASLWEKGWIQAVRKAWGECLYYIPAAHLPILAAAFERRIGRALEGVPPFSSSSVSPLQGGGLSPSPHRVGMAVWREGKTNIALDLLHVLAWFGSKGLPLTRKGTLHKKAINQLDRMTSMRPEDVNGLVFQYKHQEVYPRHVAIMLDLLLSLGLIQKNEDVYAISQDRLSSWLDLPWSAMHRKIYGLCADRYAATNPVMQHVQYRLLLLAPGKDQWFGLRQVLPFIREWRDAAAPHEHEHAKTVSISVDPGWKPEWDHVFPRILGWLEALAGWGFGEIGQDAAEGIVFRWLVDPHSLLYGTEREDGTQDARLPRIIIQPDFELLVPSEAAPSVHWVAECCAELVHRDRLSVYRLSRESFAKAAHFGTSAEEVIRCLALNAMEELHPHIQLALEEWGGGHPSERRGGALLMKHEVPKADMGAVYGEDPVEGGLEKEKPDRIAFRDHLGDGLVESSRGWLRLESVPFRNQKEDILPDLDRVPDVWHNDWRRYHLSTARQIAAQAIEWQTKLVMKMKDELVFVIPEKIHGHESWTLTGWNVSAPDGKAIRENFSPCDWEEMRILVPEM